One part of the Raphanus sativus cultivar WK10039 chromosome 7, ASM80110v3, whole genome shotgun sequence genome encodes these proteins:
- the LOC130497715 gene encoding peroxisome biogenesis protein 3-2-like gives MFSQLGVYIMFLGFSFFQVKLSSILALIQEVSRMMLRHILCFHLIFGCRRKAFLPHGLITDKAQAVERERVKTDYMPLILVRLEELDLIDRDDEQKFLSSADFLVTNAMPSLITNMQSAVSEVLKGMQLKDVITTRVLQETLSRIVEEFMCTGSPHHWVDYLMMPQDTKLSRNTSVGSSDETVSKFHQLMVELF, from the exons ATGTTTTCACAATT GGGGGTCTACATAATGTTTCTTGGTTTCAGTTTCTTCCAAGTGAAGCTGAGCTCAATCCTAGCTCTGATACAAG AGGTGAGCAGAATGATGTTGCGACATATCTTGTGCTTTCATCTCATCTTCGGTTGCAGAAGGAAGGCTTTCTTACCACATGGACTAATCACTGATAAAGCTCAGGCTG tagagagagagagagtgaagacAGATTATATGCCCCTGATACTTGTAAGATTG GAAGAGTTAGATCTCATTGATAGAGATGATGAACAGAAGTTCTTATCAAGTGCTGATTTTCTTGTGACCAATGCAATGCCGAGTTTGATTACAAATATGCAAAGTGCTGTCAGTGAAGTTCTTAAagg AATGCAGTTAAAGGATGTAATCACCACAAGAGTTCTACAAGAAACCTTGTCACGGATTGTGGAAGAGTTCATGTGCACTGGAAGTCCACATCACTGGGTTGATTATCTAATGATGCCTCAAGACACAAAGCTTTCAAGAAACACAAGTGTTGGCTCTTCTGATGAAACTGTGAGCAAGTTTCATCAACTT